The following nucleotide sequence is from Devosia salina.
AAATCACCGTCCGCGCCTTGAGCGCCTGGCTCAGCGTGCCCTCGTCGAGATAGTCCAGCTCCCCGCCCACCGGCACGCCATGGGCCAGGCGGGTCACCTTGATATTCGTGCCCGCGAGCCGGTCGGTGATGTAATGGGCGGTGGTCTGGCCTTCCACGGTGGCGTTCATCGCCAGCACGATTTCCGAATAATCATGCGCTCGCGCGATCAGCCCTTCGAGGTTGAGGTCATCCGGCCCCACCCCGTCGAGCGGCGACAGCACCCCGCCCAGCACATGATAGCGCACCTGGCCCACCCCGGCGCGCTCCAGCGCCCAGAGGTCGGCCACGTCCTCCACCACGATCAGGATGCCGCTTTCCCCACGCTGCGGATCAGCGCAGATCGAGCAGGGACTTGTCGTATCCACATTGCCGCAGACTTCGCAGCTTTTCACGGCCACGACCGCGCGGTCCAGCGCCGCTGACAGGGGCAGCATCAGCTGCTCCTTCTTCTTGATCAGGTGCAGCACCGCCCGCCGCGCCGAGCGCGGGCCAAGCCCCGGCAGGCGCGCCAGGAGCTGGATCAGCTGTTCGATTTCAGGTCCGCAGGTGGCCAATCTGGCACCAGCCTAGAACGGCAGCTTCATGCCCGGCGGAATGGGCAGGCCCGCGGTCACTTCGGCCATCTTGCGCTGCGCTTCGGCCTCGCTCTTGCCCTTGGCGTCGTTATAGGCGGCCACGATCAGGTCCTCGACCACTTCGGCATCCTCGGGCTTGAGCAGCGACGGATCGATCTTGAGCCCGCGCATGTCGCCCTTGCCGCTCAGCGACACGCTCACCATGCCGCCGCCCGAGCGCCCTTCAACCACAAGCTCGGCCAGCTCGGCCTGCATGGCCTCCATCTTGGCCTTCATCTCGCCGGCGGCCTTCATCATGCCCATGATGTCTTTCATTCGTCGTCCTCTTCAAGTGGGGGTGGCGCCAGTTCGGCTGGTGCGGCTTCCTCGTCGCGCACCGACACGTTCACCAGCTTGGCCCCGGGAAATGTCTCCAATATGGCCTTGACCAGCGGATCGTCATGCGCGGCGGCGGTGGCCGCCTCCTTGCGCTGTTCCTTCTCCTGCCGGATGGTCAGACCCTCCGGCGCCTTGGTCGAGACCATCACCAGCCAGCGCTGCCCGGTCCAGGTCTGCAGCCTGGCCGAAAGCGTGGCGATGATACCCGGATCGGCACCATCGCTCAGCGCCACCTCGATGCGGCCCTGCTCGAAACTGACCGGCCGCATCTGGCTTTCCAGCGCCAGCTTCACCAGCACGTCGCGCTTCGCCGCCGCCAGCGCGATCAGGTCCTTGTAGCTGGCCACACTTGCCAGAGCCGGCTGGGCAACCGCTTGTGGCCGCGTCGCCGGAATCGCGGGCGAGGGCGGTGCGACGGCCGCAGGCGCAGGCGCCGATTGCACGGCTTCCATGCGCATGGCCGAAGCGCCGCCCGAGGGGCCGCGTGGCGGCAGTTGCGGGGCGCTCGATCCGCTGGGCAGGTT
It contains:
- the recR gene encoding recombination mediator RecR, encoding MATCGPEIEQLIQLLARLPGLGPRSARRAVLHLIKKKEQLMLPLSAALDRAVVAVKSCEVCGNVDTTSPCSICADPQRGESGILIVVEDVADLWALERAGVGQVRYHVLGGVLSPLDGVGPDDLNLEGLIARAHDYSEIVLAMNATVEGQTTAHYITDRLAGTNIKVTRLAHGVPVGGELDYLDEGTLSQALKARTVI
- a CDS encoding YbaB/EbfC family nucleoid-associated protein, yielding MKDIMGMMKAAGEMKAKMEAMQAELAELVVEGRSGGGMVSVSLSGKGDMRGLKIDPSLLKPEDAEVVEDLIVAAYNDAKGKSEAEAQRKMAEVTAGLPIPPGMKLPF